In Nocardia sp. NBC_00403, the DNA window CTGCGCTTGCCGAGCAGGATCCGGTCGTCCATCTAGCGGCCCTTCCCGTGGCAGCGCGGCGCGGCGTTGGTGTAGAGCGGCTGGTTGATCGTCGGCATCCCGGCCGGGAGGTTGAGCTGCGGCGCATCCGGCACACCCGGTCCGACGACGATGTCGATACCGCACAGATAGAACTGGAACCACGAGCCGTAACTGCCGACGCGGCCGAGCTTCTCCATCTTGATCGGGAGGTTGTGCAGCACCTCGTTCACGTCGTCCTTGCGCTCGTTGAGGGTGCCGGTGAGCTGGTTGAGCCCGGCAATCGAACCCTGCAGCGACGGCCGGGTCGGGACAAGCAGATCCGAGGTCGCCGAGGCCAGGTTGCCCAGCGAGGTCACCGAACGGCCGATGGTGTCGCGCTCGGCGGCGAGCCCGCTGACCAACGCCTCGGTATTGACGATCAGCTGGTCGAAGTTGTCCTCGCGCTGGTTGACCGTTTCCAGCACGGCGGTCAGGTTCTTCACCAGTTCCCCGATGACGGCGTCCTTGTCCGCGATCTTGTTCGTCAGGCTCGCGGTGCTGGTCACCAAATCTTTGATGGTGCCCTGCTCGCCCTGGAACACCTGGATGATCTCGAAGGACAGCTTGTTCACGTCGTCGGCGGTGAGCGTGTGGAACAGCGGTCGGAAGCCATTGAACAGCGTGGTCAGATTCAATGCCGGACGCGTGTGCTCCAGCGGAATCGTCGCGCCCTTGTTGATCTTGCGGCCCTGCTCGCCCGCCCCCTGCTCGAGCGCGATATAGCGCTGGCCGACCAGGTTGCGGTATCGGATGGTCGCCGTAGTCGAGGCGGGCAGCCAATTGCGGTCGGCCAGTTCGAATTTCACCTCGGCCAGCCGCTTGTCCACAATCGAGACGTCGGTGACCTTGCCGACCCGCACACCCGCGATGCGCACCTCGTCGCCCGGGTTCAGCGAGGTGACATCGGTGAACCTGGCCTTGAACTCGGTACCGCCACCGCTGTAGTTCGCGATGGACAGGCCGAGCATCGTGGTCGCGAAAAGGGTGACGATGACGAAGATGATCAGCTTGGTCAGCGGCGATCCCACGCCACGCAGCTTCTGTTTCATCGCACGCTCACCTCACTTCCGCGGAATGCCGGCGCCCCGATCCGAGTCACCCAGCTGGGCACCTGTTCCGGCGAAACATCGTTGGCCGCACCGTAGATCGCGCCGAGGGTCTGCTGCTCCAGTGGCGAATTCGCCGTGGTCGGCGCACTGCCTGCCGGGTAGACGCCGAACTGCGGAGTCTCGAAGTATCCGGTGTTCTGGTCACCGGGGTTGCGGCTCGGCACCTGATACGAACCCTCGTTGGCGGAACCACCGGTGTACTGACCGGGGTCGACGCCGAGCGGGTACTCCGGAACGCACCACGGCCCCCTGGTGTCCAGCCAGCGCGGCTCGTCCTGGTTGGGCAGATACTTGCCGCGGGTGTTGACCAGTTCGATGGTCACCCGCGAGCCGGGCCGATCGGTGCCTTTGCCGAAGAGGCGGTCGATGCGCGGCTTCATCTTCGCGAAGTTCGCCAGCGCGCACGCGTAGGTGGGCGAGTAGGTCGCCAGCAGTTCGAGCGCGGGCCGGGAGTCGACGGCCAGATCGATGATGTTGTCGTGGTTGGCGAGGAAGAAGTCGGCGGTGGTGGCCGCGGTGGGGGTCAGTGAAGCTATCAACGTGTCGATCTGCGAGCGCTTCTGCACGATGGTCGCGTTGGTGGTGCGCAGATTGTTCAGCGCGTCGATCAGCTGCGGCGCGGCATCGGAGTAGGTCGCGGCCACGTCGGCAAAGCTCGCAAGATCCTGTTGCAGATCCGGCATCACCACGTTGACCTCGCGGAAGATGTTGTCCAGCTTGTCGATCGTCTCGCCGAGCGCAAGACCCTGACCCGACAGCGCCTGCGACAGCGAGCCGAGGGTGGCGGCCAGATCCTGCGGCGGAATCGCCTGCAGCAGTGGCAGCAGATCGTCGAGCAGCTTGCTGATCTCGATCGCGTTGCCGCTGGTGTCCTGGTGCAGGGTGACGCCATTGGTCAGATGCTGGGCGCTGGGATCGTCCGGGATCACCAGATCCACGTACCGCTCCCCGAACAGCGTCTTGGGCAGCAGCCGGGCCGTCGCGTTCACCGGAATCTGTTCGGCCTTGCCGGGATCCAGCGCCAGCGCCAAGGTCACCTTGCCGCCCTCGGACTGGCTGGAACGGACTTCACCGACATGGACGCCGCGGACCTTGACGTCCGCATTGCGGGTGAGCGCGTTGCCGACGCTGTCGGTGATGAGGTCGACCTCGACGGTCTTCACGAACTGCTTGTTGTAGATCGCGACGGTGGTCCAGAGGAACAGCGCGCAGATCACGAAGAATGCGATACCGAGAACCCGGACCCGCACCTTCTCGGTAGACCGCCAGGCCTGAACGGAACTCATGACCGAGCCTCACTTCGCTCGCCACGGATGCGGCTCATCCCGCGACCCGCACTGTCGTGGTTGTTCCCCAGATCGCCAGGCTCAGGAAGAAGTCGAGCACATTCACGAGCACGATCGCCGCACGCACCGCCCGGCCGACCGCGACACCGACGCCGGCGGGACCGCCGGTGGCGTGGAAGCCGTAATAGCAATGCACCATGATGATCACGAACGCGAATACCAGCACTTTGAGGAACGAATACAACACGTCCTCTGGTGGAAGGAAAAGGCTGAAATAGTGGTCGTAGGAGCCGCTGGATTGCCCGTTGAACCAAATGCTGATCATTCGCGATGCCAGGAATGTGCCGAGCAGGCCGACGATGTACAGCGGAATGACCGCGAGGAATCCCGCGATCACACGGGTAGAGACCAGGAACGGCACACCCGGCACCGCCATCACCTCGAGCGCGTCGATTTCCTCGGAAATGCGCATCGCGCCGAGCTGGGCGGTGAAACCACAACCCACCGTTGCCGATAGCGCCAGCGCCGCCACCAGCGGCGCGATCTCGCGGGTGTTGATATAGGCGGTGAGGAAGCCGGTCAGCACCGAGCTGCCGAGTGAGTCCAGCGCCTTGAAGCCCTGCAGGCCGACCACAACGCCGACCGAGCCGGACATGAACACGATGACACCGATGGTGCCGCCGATCACCGCGAGTGCGCCGCTGCCGAAGGTCACCTCGGCGAGCAGCCGCATGACCTCCTTGCGGTAATGCACCGCGGTCCGCGGAATCCAGGCGATGGCGCGGGAGTAGAACGACATCTGCTCACCGGCGCGATCGACCATGTTCAGTGGCATACGCACGATTTCGCCCGCCCGGCGGGCAGTCATGGCCAGGGCCGGGCTGCGGTACGAAGTGGCCACGGGTCAGGCGCCCTTGGCGGGGACGACCTGGAGATATACCAGGGTCAGCACCAGGTTCACGAAGAACAACACCAGGAACGTGATCACCACCGCTTGGTTCACCGCGTCACCGACTCCTTTCGGGCCCCCTTTGGGATGCAACCCCTTGTACGCGGCAATCACGCCGGCGAGCAGACCGAACACGAGCGCCTTGATCTCACCGATCCACAGGTCCGGCAACTGCGCCAGCGCGGAGAACGAGGCCAGGTAGGCGCCCGGCGTACCGCCCTGCAGCAGCACATTGAAGAAATAGCCACCCGCGATGCCGACCACCGACACCAGACCGTTGAGCAGCACGGCCACCAGGGTCATGCCGAGGACGCGTGGCACCACCAGCTTCTGGACCGGATCCACGCCGAGCACCTCGAGCGCGTCGATCTCCTCGCGGATGGTGCGCGAACCGAGGTCGGCAGCGACCGCCGACCCGGCCGCGCCCGCGATGATCAAGGCGGTGACGACCGGGGCAGCCTGCTGCACGGTAGCGAGCACGCTGGTTGCTCCGGTGAAAGATTCGGCTCCCAGTTGCTTGATCAGCGAGCCGGTCTGTAGCGCAACAACTGCGCCGAACGGGATTGCCACCAGTGCGCTCGGCAAAATCGAAACACTCGCGATAAACCACGACTGCTCGATGAATTCGCGCAACTGGAACGGCCGCTTGAACGTCTTGCGCAGCACGTCGATAAAGAGCGCAAAGATGTTGCCGGCCTGGGCAAACCCTGACTCCATTGGAGTCCGCAATCGCGCCAGGGTGGAGTTCACGATCGCAGATGTTACCCGTTAGTTGTGTTGTGGCGCACGGTTGTGTCGTATGTGCCACCTTGATAACCTGCTGGGTCGCCGCTGTTATAGGTCAGCACCTGCGTGTCGTCGTTCTCCGCAAGTGACTCACGAATCGCAACCTGCGCCTGGTGTGGCAGGGTGTGCATGATCTCGCGGACCCGCTCCTTGCGACGATGCACGGCCTGTCGCACCGGCATGCCGGGCTCGGCCTTCATCTGCGGGATGATGCCCTCGACCTCTTCGGCGCCGCCGTGGTGATGGCCGGCGTCGACGAGCGCCTGCTCGCGCGCCATCTGCGCCTCGTCCTTTTCCTCGCTCATACCGATCGGGCCGATCATGCGGCCGTTGAGGAACTGCTTGACCACGGGCTCGTCGCTGGTGAGCAGCACCTCGCGCGGGCCGAACATGACCAGCTGACGACGGAACAACATGCCGATGTTGTCCGGCACCGTGCGCGCCAGGTTGATGTTGTGCGTGACGATCAGGATCGTCGCGTCGATCTGCGCGTTGATATTGAGCAGCAGCTGGCTCAGGTACGAGGTGCGGACCGGGTCGAGGCCGGAGTCCGGCTCGTCGACCAGGATGATCTGCGGGTCCAGCACCAGGGCGCGGGCCAGGCCCGCTCGCTTGCGCATACCGCCCGAGATCTCGCCGGGCAGCTTGTTCTCGGCCCCGAGCAGACCGGTCAGCTCCAGCTTCTCCATGACGACCTTGCGGATATCCGACTCGGACTTCTTGGTGTGCTCGCGCAGCGGGAAGGCGACATTGTCATAGAGATTCATCGAGCCGAACAGCGCGCCGTCCTGGAACAGCACGCCGAAGAGCTTGCGAATCTCGTAGAGCTCCTTATTGGAGCACGTGGTGATGTCGGTGCCGCCGATATAGATGGAGCCTCGCTCCGGGCGCAGCAAACCGATCAACGACTTGAGAAAGACGGA includes these proteins:
- a CDS encoding MCE family protein, with translation MKQKLRGVGSPLTKLIIFVIVTLFATTMLGLSIANYSGGGTEFKARFTDVTSLNPGDEVRIAGVRVGKVTDVSIVDKRLAEVKFELADRNWLPASTTATIRYRNLVGQRYIALEQGAGEQGRKINKGATIPLEHTRPALNLTTLFNGFRPLFHTLTADDVNKLSFEIIQVFQGEQGTIKDLVTSTASLTNKIADKDAVIGELVKNLTAVLETVNQREDNFDQLIVNTEALVSGLAAERDTIGRSVTSLGNLASATSDLLVPTRPSLQGSIAGLNQLTGTLNERKDDVNEVLHNLPIKMEKLGRVGSYGSWFQFYLCGIDIVVGPGVPDAPQLNLPAGMPTINQPLYTNAAPRCHGKGR
- a CDS encoding MCE family protein, which translates into the protein MSSVQAWRSTEKVRVRVLGIAFFVICALFLWTTVAIYNKQFVKTVEVDLITDSVGNALTRNADVKVRGVHVGEVRSSQSEGGKVTLALALDPGKAEQIPVNATARLLPKTLFGERYVDLVIPDDPSAQHLTNGVTLHQDTSGNAIEISKLLDDLLPLLQAIPPQDLAATLGSLSQALSGQGLALGETIDKLDNIFREVNVVMPDLQQDLASFADVAATYSDAAPQLIDALNNLRTTNATIVQKRSQIDTLIASLTPTAATTADFFLANHDNIIDLAVDSRPALELLATYSPTYACALANFAKMKPRIDRLFGKGTDRPGSRVTIELVNTRGKYLPNQDEPRWLDTRGPWCVPEYPLGVDPGQYTGGSANEGSYQVPSRNPGDQNTGYFETPQFGVYPAGSAPTTANSPLEQQTLGAIYGAANDVSPEQVPSWVTRIGAPAFRGSEVSVR
- a CDS encoding MlaE family ABC transporter permease, which produces MTARRAGEIVRMPLNMVDRAGEQMSFYSRAIAWIPRTAVHYRKEVMRLLAEVTFGSGALAVIGGTIGVIVFMSGSVGVVVGLQGFKALDSLGSSVLTGFLTAYINTREIAPLVAALALSATVGCGFTAQLGAMRISEEIDALEVMAVPGVPFLVSTRVIAGFLAVIPLYIVGLLGTFLASRMISIWFNGQSSGSYDHYFSLFLPPEDVLYSFLKVLVFAFVIIMVHCYYGFHATGGPAGVGVAVGRAVRAAIVLVNVLDFFLSLAIWGTTTTVRVAG
- a CDS encoding MlaE family ABC transporter permease, whose translation is MESGFAQAGNIFALFIDVLRKTFKRPFQLREFIEQSWFIASVSILPSALVAIPFGAVVALQTGSLIKQLGAESFTGATSVLATVQQAAPVVTALIIAGAAGSAVAADLGSRTIREEIDALEVLGVDPVQKLVVPRVLGMTLVAVLLNGLVSVVGIAGGYFFNVLLQGGTPGAYLASFSALAQLPDLWIGEIKALVFGLLAGVIAAYKGLHPKGGPKGVGDAVNQAVVITFLVLFFVNLVLTLVYLQVVPAKGA
- a CDS encoding ABC transporter ATP-binding protein; this translates as MGVEVRTEGVTKSFGSQRIWQDVSLTLPSGEVSALLGPSGTGKSVFLKSLIGLLRPERGSIYIGGTDITTCSNKELYEIRKLFGVLFQDGALFGSMNLYDNVAFPLREHTKKSESDIRKVVMEKLELTGLLGAENKLPGEISGGMRKRAGLARALVLDPQIILVDEPDSGLDPVRTSYLSQLLLNINAQIDATILIVTHNINLARTVPDNIGMLFRRQLVMFGPREVLLTSDEPVVKQFLNGRMIGPIGMSEEKDEAQMAREQALVDAGHHHGGAEEVEGIIPQMKAEPGMPVRQAVHRRKERVREIMHTLPHQAQVAIRESLAENDDTQVLTYNSGDPAGYQGGTYDTTVRHNTTNG